Sequence from the Clostridium saccharobutylicum DSM 13864 genome:
TTTATCTAATAATTCACTAGTTGTAATTGTCACAAAGATTGCAATTACTATTGGTATTAAAAAACTAAGTATTTTTTTCATTATGTAGCAACCTCTTTTTCAAGTATTTGTCATATTTTCACATTGTATTTTAAGTTTTTACATATAAGGATGAAAATACAACCAAACCCATAGATATAATATTATTCATTATTAACTCTGTCAAGGTTATAAACTTCTGTAATTAAAAATTTAATATAATTTTATGATTTGTATTCATTTTAAAAATAACGAAAACTATATTTTCATATACAAAAACATAATCAGCAAATTTACAATTTACTGACTATGTTTTATTAATCACATGAAAATGAATAACATTTTTTAATATGCTAAATTAGAATTAATAATTAAATATTATTTATTTTATAACTTATAAATTTTTTCTCTATTGTTAACTACATTCTTAGTTGCATTTCTAGTATCATATACCGCTTTAGCCTTAGCTACAACTTCTTCATAATCATAGCAGCTATGATTAGTTGTTATAATTACTATATCTGAATCTTCAATAACTTCTGTCCAATCAACTGAGTGATAAACATTTCCTTTATATTTAGATACTGGACAATAAGGGTCATTTACTTTAAGATCTGCACCATTCTTTTCAAGTAATTCAATTACTTTGAATGCTGGTGATTCTCTATAGTCATCAATATCATTCTTATAAGCAACTCCCATTACAAGAACTTTTGCTCCATTTAATGCTTTCTTATTCTTATTTAATATCTTCATTACATTATCTAATACAAATTCAGGCATTGAATCATTTATTTCTCCTGATGTTTCTATTAGTCTTGTATGATAATCATATTCTTTTGCTTTCCATTCTAAATAGAAAGGATCAAGTGGAATACAATGTCCCCCTAAACCTGGACCTGGGTAAAATGGCATAAATCCATATGGCTTAGTTTTAGCTGCATCTATAACTTCCCATACATCAATTCCCATTCTATTACATAAGATAGCCATTTCATTTGCTAATCCTATATTTATATTTCTAAAAGTATTTTCTAATATTTTTTCCATTTCAGCTACAGCTGGTGATGATACTGTATGTATATCTCCTTCTAAAATGTTTCTATATAGCGCTGCTGCTACTTCTGTACAATCTTCACTACATCCACCAACAACTTTTGGAGTATTCTTAGTGTTAAAGTCTTTATTACCTGGATCAACTCTTTCTGGTGAAAATGCTAAGAAAAAGTCTTCTCCACATTTTAAACCACTTTCTTCTAGAATTGGCTT
This genomic interval carries:
- a CDS encoding nucleotide sugar dehydrogenase — protein: MSVLKQQLLDKINNKTAKVGVVGLGYVGLPLAVEKARAGYQTIGFDVQEQKVSMVNKGENYIGDVVDEQLKKLVESGTLRATTDFSFVKDVDTICICVPTPLDLYKQPDLSYVVDSTKSVAQYLHKGMLVVLESTTYPGTTEEVLKPILEESGLKCGEDFFLAFSPERVDPGNKDFNTKNTPKVVGGCSEDCTEVAAALYRNILEGDIHTVSSPAVAEMEKILENTFRNINIGLANEMAILCNRMGIDVWEVIDAAKTKPYGFMPFYPGPGLGGHCIPLDPFYLEWKAKEYDYHTRLIETSGEINDSMPEFVLDNVMKILNKNKKALNGAKVLVMGVAYKNDIDDYRESPAFKVIELLEKNGADLKVNDPYCPVSKYKGNVYHSVDWTEVIEDSDIVIITTNHSCYDYEEVVAKAKAVYDTRNATKNVVNNREKIYKL